In Labilithrix sp., a single genomic region encodes these proteins:
- a CDS encoding 2-oxo acid dehydrogenase subunit E2 produces MIDVTVPQLGESVTEGTITKWLVKEGDVVTKDQTIAEIATDKADSELPAPAGGRVAKLLAKEGDVVPVRTVICQIDESAAGTGTAPHPASPNIATKTAEPQPPSNRPPASAPLATPSTRRVALEHGVDLKSVTGTGEHGRITRDDVARAAAPASSPAPTVVHRGGDAPAIARIINEGGGFQPPVPGAGFGSFKLPAYREKPGDKVVPFTRRRRITADHMTYSKQVSPHVVTVAECDLWAASKLRDAHKDRYKKEGMSLTMLAFVAVAVARALRENPTMNARVLDDAYVVYKDINLGVAVDSPDGLVVPVIRRADELGVRGIVRGIDDVATRARNGKITIDDLSGSTFSVSNPGLKGNLFGVAVINQPNVGILRMGEIKKRVVVVEGPGKEDQMAIHPVMYMALSYDHRIVDGVAANTFLWRVREILEKADFEV; encoded by the coding sequence ATGATCGACGTTACGGTGCCGCAGCTCGGCGAGAGCGTGACTGAGGGGACCATCACGAAGTGGCTGGTCAAAGAAGGCGACGTGGTCACGAAGGACCAGACCATCGCCGAGATCGCGACGGACAAGGCCGACAGCGAGCTCCCCGCGCCCGCGGGCGGTCGCGTCGCGAAGCTCCTCGCGAAGGAAGGTGACGTCGTGCCTGTGCGCACCGTCATCTGCCAGATCGACGAGAGCGCCGCCGGCACGGGCACCGCTCCGCATCCCGCGTCGCCGAACATCGCGACGAAGACGGCGGAGCCGCAGCCGCCGTCGAACCGGCCGCCGGCGAGCGCGCCGCTCGCGACGCCGTCGACGCGCCGGGTCGCGCTCGAGCACGGCGTCGATCTGAAGAGCGTCACCGGCACCGGCGAGCACGGCCGCATCACGCGTGACGACGTCGCGCGCGCGGCGGCGCCCGCCTCGTCCCCGGCGCCGACCGTCGTTCATCGCGGCGGTGACGCGCCGGCGATCGCGCGCATCATCAACGAGGGCGGCGGGTTCCAGCCGCCCGTCCCCGGCGCCGGCTTCGGCTCGTTCAAGCTGCCGGCGTACCGCGAGAAGCCGGGCGACAAGGTCGTCCCCTTCACGCGTCGCCGCCGCATCACGGCCGATCACATGACGTACTCGAAGCAGGTGTCGCCGCACGTCGTGACGGTGGCCGAGTGCGATCTGTGGGCGGCGTCGAAGCTCCGCGACGCGCACAAGGACCGTTACAAGAAGGAGGGCATGAGCCTCACGATGCTCGCCTTCGTCGCGGTCGCGGTCGCGCGCGCGCTGCGCGAGAACCCGACGATGAACGCGCGTGTCCTCGACGACGCGTACGTCGTCTACAAGGACATCAACCTCGGCGTCGCGGTCGACTCGCCCGACGGCCTCGTCGTCCCCGTCATCCGCCGCGCCGACGAGCTCGGCGTCCGCGGCATCGTCCGCGGCATCGACGACGTCGCGACGCGCGCGCGCAACGGCAAGATCACGATCGACGATCTCTCGGGCTCGACGTTCAGCGTCTCGAACCCCGGCCTCAAGGGGAACCTCTTCGGCGTCGCGGTCATCAACCAGCCCAACGTCGGCATCCTCCGCATGGGCGAGATCAAGAAGCGCGTCGTCGTCGTCGAGGGCCCCGGCAAAGAGGACCAGATGGCGATCCACCCGGTGATGTACATGGCGCTCAGCTACGACCACCGGATCGTGGACGGCGTCGCTGCGAACACCTTCCTCTGGCGCGTCCGCGAGATCCTCGAAAAGGCGGACTTCGAGGTGTAG
- a CDS encoding Sun protein, translated as MPAPPTARGVAATVLARVASDAAFAAAALDAELERAVQLEPRDRALATELVYGALRLLPWLEERVARHATRGLDAVEPLVRAHLVLAAYQVLVLTRVPAFAAVNEAVTAVRGLRGAKVAGFANAVLRKIAAEPRPSEEELARAALASVDPALRDAVVRAIGEEEARAIFLAGDAPPLGLRIEDASARDAWLARFREARPHATFEAGRASPHAIVARGAGKLAELPGAGTEAWTAQEEGSQVVALALGARAGDVVLDACAGRGNKTGLLARAVLPGGAVDAADLHPKKLERLARELERIGLAPRATFAVDWARGAGGATGPYDRILVDAPCSGTGTLRRRPELALRRALGDVAALAETQRAIVRRAATLLRPGGRLVYAVCSVLREEAEDVVADAPSLAPAPFDASIATGETTFRLLPSRHGTDGYFLASFVRT; from the coding sequence ATGCCTGCTCCGCCCACGGCGCGCGGCGTCGCCGCGACCGTCCTCGCGCGCGTCGCGTCCGACGCGGCCTTCGCCGCCGCCGCCCTCGACGCGGAGCTCGAGCGCGCGGTGCAGCTCGAGCCGCGCGATCGCGCGCTCGCGACGGAGCTGGTCTACGGCGCGCTGCGGCTCTTGCCGTGGCTCGAGGAGCGGGTCGCGCGCCACGCCACGCGCGGGCTCGACGCGGTGGAGCCGCTCGTGCGCGCGCACCTCGTCCTCGCGGCGTACCAGGTCCTCGTCCTCACGCGGGTCCCTGCGTTCGCGGCGGTGAACGAGGCGGTCACCGCGGTGCGCGGGCTGCGCGGCGCGAAGGTGGCGGGGTTCGCGAACGCGGTCCTCCGCAAGATCGCGGCCGAGCCGCGGCCGAGCGAGGAGGAGCTCGCCCGCGCGGCGCTCGCGTCGGTCGACCCGGCGCTGCGTGACGCGGTGGTGCGCGCGATCGGCGAGGAGGAGGCGCGCGCGATCTTCCTCGCCGGCGACGCGCCGCCGCTCGGGCTCCGGATCGAAGACGCGTCCGCGCGCGACGCGTGGCTCGCGCGCTTCCGCGAGGCGCGGCCGCACGCGACGTTCGAGGCCGGCCGCGCGTCGCCGCACGCGATCGTGGCGCGTGGCGCGGGGAAGCTCGCGGAGCTGCCGGGCGCGGGCACGGAGGCGTGGACGGCGCAGGAGGAGGGCTCGCAGGTCGTCGCGCTCGCGCTCGGCGCGCGCGCGGGCGACGTCGTCCTCGACGCGTGCGCGGGGCGGGGGAACAAGACGGGTCTCCTCGCGCGCGCGGTCCTGCCCGGCGGCGCGGTGGACGCGGCGGACCTCCACCCGAAGAAGCTGGAGCGCCTCGCGCGCGAGCTCGAGCGCATCGGCCTCGCGCCGCGCGCGACCTTCGCGGTCGACTGGGCGCGCGGCGCCGGCGGCGCGACGGGGCCGTACGATCGGATCCTCGTCGACGCCCCGTGCTCCGGCACCGGCACGCTCCGGCGGCGCCCCGAGCTCGCGCTGCGCCGCGCGCTCGGCGACGTCGCGGCGCTCGCGGAGACGCAGCGCGCGATCGTGCGCCGGGCCGCGACGCTGCTCCGCCCCGGCGGCCGCCTCGTCTACGCGGTGTGCAGCGTCCTCCGCGAAGAGGCGGAGGACGTCGTCGCCGACGCGCCGAGCCTCGCGCCCGCCCCCTTCGACGCGAGCATCGCGACGGGCGAGACGACGTTCCGCTTGCTGCCGTCCCGCCACGGCACCGACGGCTACTTCCTCGCGTCGTTCGTCAGGACGTGA